Proteins co-encoded in one Ziziphus jujuba cultivar Dongzao chromosome 9, ASM3175591v1 genomic window:
- the LOC112492820 gene encoding uncharacterized protein LOC112492820 isoform X2, producing MDSCPDLYPLTSLQIRDIKAHLSQAFLYFAPISHKFFILVDNQSWQKNKHSRSTHIRELMITKYRRSPFKNTKGLPKSPSFCLDSFSHERKNLFKWLRIINMATWREKSPFSMMNLYKALHGFLVFEVAWKNVQGINYLNELQADASMALEVKALRRWEFNGIEQALSCISSWFSGTSSETQTLKSNLILLLDKVPSNSSWGITVASKELLLNEASQAELFSEDVFFDVRDPPFDTDDIACMDHQVEEPSVEEDNDIESVEYKDTLLLLRFNNKDLPSKLRQIITSDLKLLTLLESGLPTWVIFFQSYPLFCKLYCPWMRPLFRTLYILISLVTVIIGFYDLYKNVPLLKAAASHLCGPLFKWIEAWDVKARLRYLGTMLFLQNFEKAMKWSLVATRSVKLLVSLLTKPFIYPLKEMLDILTPLWNLFSEMGELFYSNVWILVKYFYSVIFGFIEVLISPLEVLYAYLLILVKLASPFFSMLWKLFVFPTRGCLLLANYGCYLFSDIYEVLVKVIHFVASNVFRSLRSILRVLFEFFASCNRHRLSIYNQLRATLYHLSNVGSVPSKCPCRRLLQVESNLKVDAKECERCK from the exons ATGGATTCTTGTCCTGATCTTTATCCTTTAACAAGTTTGCAGATTAG GGATATAAAGGCACATCTTTCACAGGCATTCTTATATTTTGCCCCTATTAGCCATAAGTTTTTTATCCTGGTTGATAATCAATCGTGGCAGAAAAACAAGCATTCAAGATCAACCCACATAAGGGAATTAATGATCACGAAG TACAGGAGGTCACCTTTTAAGAACACAAAAGGTTTGCCAAAATCTCCAAGTTTCTGCTTGGATTCATTTAGCCATGAAAGGAAGAACTTGTTTAAGTGGTTGCGCATCATTAACATGGCTACTTGGAGAGAGAAATCACCTTTCTCCATGATGAATTTGTACAAGGCCTTGCACGGTTTTCTTGTTTTCGAAGTAGCGTGGAAAAATGTTCAAGGAATCAACTATTTAAATGAGCTTCAG GCAGATGCATCCATGGCTTTAGAAGTGAAGGCTCTGAGAAGGTGGGAATTCAATGGCATTGAGCAAGCTTTGAGCTGTATTTCATCTTGGTTCTCAGGCACTTCATCTGAAACACAAACATTGAAGAGTAACCTAATCTTGTTACTCGACAAAGTTCCTTCTAATTCTTCATGGGGAATAACTGTAGCTTCCAAGGAATTGCTGCTTAATGAAGCATCGCAAGCTGAGCTTTTCTCTGAAGATGTTTTCTTTGATGTTAGAGACCCTCCTTTTGACACAGATGATATAGCTTGTATGGATCATCAGGTGGAAGAACCAAGTGTTGAAGAAGATAATGACATTGAAAGTGTGGAATACAAGGACACCCTTTTACTATTAAGGTTCAACAATAAAGATCTTCCATCTAAATTGAGACAGATAATAACCTCCGACTTGAAGCTTCTCACTTTGCTCGAATCAGGTCTTCCTACATGGGTTATCTTCTTCCAATCCTATCCATTGTTCTGTAAACTTTATTGTCCCTGGATGCGACCTCTATTTCGAActctatatatattgatttcacTTGTAACTGTTATTATCGGATTTTATGATCTCTATAAGAATGTACCTCTCTTGAAGGCAGCTGCATCTCACCTTTGTGGACCACTTTTCAAGTGGATTGAAGCATGGGATGTGAAAGCAAGACTCAGATATCTAGGGACAATGTTATTTCTTCAGAATTTTGAGAAGGCAATGAAATGGTCTTTAGTAGCGACTCGTTCAGTGAAGTTGCTAGTTTCACTTCTCACAAAACCCTTCATTTATCCTCTCAAAGAGATGTTAGACATTTTAACACCATTATGGAACCTTTTTTCTGAAATGGGTGAGCTATTCTATAGTAATGTTTGGATTCTGGTGAAGTACTTTTACAGTGTGATTTTCGGGTTTATTGAAGTTTTAATCTCACCGTTGGAGGTTCTCTATGCATATCTATTGATTTTAG TCAAATTGGCCTCTCCATTCTTTAGCATGttgtggaaattatttgtttttcctaCCCGAGGTTGTCTCCTGTTGGCAAATTATGGGTGTTATCTGTTCTCTGACATCTATGAAGTTCTTGTAAAAGTCATACATTTTGTTGCAAGCAAT gtCTTCAGGTCTCTTCGAAGCATTTTACGAGTACTTTTCGAATTCTTTGCATCCTGCAATCGACATAGACTTAG TATCTACAACCAACTTAGAGCTACACTTTATCACCTTTCTAACGTTGGTTCTGTCCCTAGTAAATGTCCTTGTCGTCGATTGCTTCAAGTTGAAAGCAACCTTAAG GTTGATGCCAAAGAATGTGAACGTTGCAAATAA
- the LOC112492820 gene encoding uncharacterized protein LOC112492820 isoform X4 gives MDSCPDLYPLTSLQIRDIKAHLSQAFLYFAPISHKFFILVDNQSWQKNKHSRSTHIRELMITKYRRSPFKNTKGLPKSPSFCLDSFSHERKNLFKWLRIINMATWREKSPFSMMNLYKALHGFLVFEVAWKNVQGINYLNELQADASMALEVKALRRWEFNGIEQALSCISSWFSGTSSETQTLKSNLILLLDKVPSNSSWGITVASKELLLNEASQAELFSEDVFFDVRDPPFDTDDIACMDHQVEEPSVEEDNDIESVEYKDTLLLLRFNNKDLPSKLRQIITSDLKLLTLLESGLPTWVIFFQSYPLFCKLYCPWMRPLFRTLYILISLVTVIIGFYDLYKNVPLLKAAASHLCGPLFKWIEAWDVKARLRYLGTMLFLQNFEKAMKWSLVATRSVKLLVSLLTKPFIYPLKEMLDILTPLWNLFSEMVSTTNLELHFITFLTLVLSLVNVLVVDCFKLKATLRLMPKNVNVANKS, from the exons ATGGATTCTTGTCCTGATCTTTATCCTTTAACAAGTTTGCAGATTAG GGATATAAAGGCACATCTTTCACAGGCATTCTTATATTTTGCCCCTATTAGCCATAAGTTTTTTATCCTGGTTGATAATCAATCGTGGCAGAAAAACAAGCATTCAAGATCAACCCACATAAGGGAATTAATGATCACGAAG TACAGGAGGTCACCTTTTAAGAACACAAAAGGTTTGCCAAAATCTCCAAGTTTCTGCTTGGATTCATTTAGCCATGAAAGGAAGAACTTGTTTAAGTGGTTGCGCATCATTAACATGGCTACTTGGAGAGAGAAATCACCTTTCTCCATGATGAATTTGTACAAGGCCTTGCACGGTTTTCTTGTTTTCGAAGTAGCGTGGAAAAATGTTCAAGGAATCAACTATTTAAATGAGCTTCAG GCAGATGCATCCATGGCTTTAGAAGTGAAGGCTCTGAGAAGGTGGGAATTCAATGGCATTGAGCAAGCTTTGAGCTGTATTTCATCTTGGTTCTCAGGCACTTCATCTGAAACACAAACATTGAAGAGTAACCTAATCTTGTTACTCGACAAAGTTCCTTCTAATTCTTCATGGGGAATAACTGTAGCTTCCAAGGAATTGCTGCTTAATGAAGCATCGCAAGCTGAGCTTTTCTCTGAAGATGTTTTCTTTGATGTTAGAGACCCTCCTTTTGACACAGATGATATAGCTTGTATGGATCATCAGGTGGAAGAACCAAGTGTTGAAGAAGATAATGACATTGAAAGTGTGGAATACAAGGACACCCTTTTACTATTAAGGTTCAACAATAAAGATCTTCCATCTAAATTGAGACAGATAATAACCTCCGACTTGAAGCTTCTCACTTTGCTCGAATCAGGTCTTCCTACATGGGTTATCTTCTTCCAATCCTATCCATTGTTCTGTAAACTTTATTGTCCCTGGATGCGACCTCTATTTCGAActctatatatattgatttcacTTGTAACTGTTATTATCGGATTTTATGATCTCTATAAGAATGTACCTCTCTTGAAGGCAGCTGCATCTCACCTTTGTGGACCACTTTTCAAGTGGATTGAAGCATGGGATGTGAAAGCAAGACTCAGATATCTAGGGACAATGTTATTTCTTCAGAATTTTGAGAAGGCAATGAAATGGTCTTTAGTAGCGACTCGTTCAGTGAAGTTGCTAGTTTCACTTCTCACAAAACCCTTCATTTATCCTCTCAAAGAGATGTTAGACATTTTAACACCATTATGGAACCTTTTTTCTGAAATGG TATCTACAACCAACTTAGAGCTACACTTTATCACCTTTCTAACGTTGGTTCTGTCCCTAGTAAATGTCCTTGTCGTCGATTGCTTCAAGTTGAAAGCAACCTTAAG GTTGATGCCAAAGAATGTGAACGTTGCAAATAAGTCTTAG
- the LOC112492820 gene encoding uncharacterized protein LOC112492820 isoform X1 has protein sequence MDSCPDLYPLTSLQIRDIKAHLSQAFLYFAPISHKFFILVDNQSWQKNKHSRSTHIRELMITKYRRSPFKNTKGLPKSPSFCLDSFSHERKNLFKWLRIINMATWREKSPFSMMNLYKALHGFLVFEVAWKNVQGINYLNELQADASMALEVKALRRWEFNGIEQALSCISSWFSGTSSETQTLKSNLILLLDKVPSNSSWGITVASKELLLNEASQAELFSEDVFFDVRDPPFDTDDIACMDHQVEEPSVEEDNDIESVEYKDTLLLLRFNNKDLPSKLRQIITSDLKLLTLLESGLPTWVIFFQSYPLFCKLYCPWMRPLFRTLYILISLVTVIIGFYDLYKNVPLLKAAASHLCGPLFKWIEAWDVKARLRYLGTMLFLQNFEKAMKWSLVATRSVKLLVSLLTKPFIYPLKEMLDILTPLWNLFSEMGELFYSNVWILVKYFYSVIFGFIEVLISPLEVLYAYLLILVKLASPFFSMLWKLFVFPTRGCLLLANYGCYLFSDIYEVLVKVIHFVASNVSQLTYFSRVKPQSSENSFWQTLWKDLFSKVFRSLRSILRVLFEFFASCNRHRLSIYNQLRATLYHLSNVGSVPSKCPCRRLLQVESNLKVDAKECERCK, from the exons ATGGATTCTTGTCCTGATCTTTATCCTTTAACAAGTTTGCAGATTAG GGATATAAAGGCACATCTTTCACAGGCATTCTTATATTTTGCCCCTATTAGCCATAAGTTTTTTATCCTGGTTGATAATCAATCGTGGCAGAAAAACAAGCATTCAAGATCAACCCACATAAGGGAATTAATGATCACGAAG TACAGGAGGTCACCTTTTAAGAACACAAAAGGTTTGCCAAAATCTCCAAGTTTCTGCTTGGATTCATTTAGCCATGAAAGGAAGAACTTGTTTAAGTGGTTGCGCATCATTAACATGGCTACTTGGAGAGAGAAATCACCTTTCTCCATGATGAATTTGTACAAGGCCTTGCACGGTTTTCTTGTTTTCGAAGTAGCGTGGAAAAATGTTCAAGGAATCAACTATTTAAATGAGCTTCAG GCAGATGCATCCATGGCTTTAGAAGTGAAGGCTCTGAGAAGGTGGGAATTCAATGGCATTGAGCAAGCTTTGAGCTGTATTTCATCTTGGTTCTCAGGCACTTCATCTGAAACACAAACATTGAAGAGTAACCTAATCTTGTTACTCGACAAAGTTCCTTCTAATTCTTCATGGGGAATAACTGTAGCTTCCAAGGAATTGCTGCTTAATGAAGCATCGCAAGCTGAGCTTTTCTCTGAAGATGTTTTCTTTGATGTTAGAGACCCTCCTTTTGACACAGATGATATAGCTTGTATGGATCATCAGGTGGAAGAACCAAGTGTTGAAGAAGATAATGACATTGAAAGTGTGGAATACAAGGACACCCTTTTACTATTAAGGTTCAACAATAAAGATCTTCCATCTAAATTGAGACAGATAATAACCTCCGACTTGAAGCTTCTCACTTTGCTCGAATCAGGTCTTCCTACATGGGTTATCTTCTTCCAATCCTATCCATTGTTCTGTAAACTTTATTGTCCCTGGATGCGACCTCTATTTCGAActctatatatattgatttcacTTGTAACTGTTATTATCGGATTTTATGATCTCTATAAGAATGTACCTCTCTTGAAGGCAGCTGCATCTCACCTTTGTGGACCACTTTTCAAGTGGATTGAAGCATGGGATGTGAAAGCAAGACTCAGATATCTAGGGACAATGTTATTTCTTCAGAATTTTGAGAAGGCAATGAAATGGTCTTTAGTAGCGACTCGTTCAGTGAAGTTGCTAGTTTCACTTCTCACAAAACCCTTCATTTATCCTCTCAAAGAGATGTTAGACATTTTAACACCATTATGGAACCTTTTTTCTGAAATGGGTGAGCTATTCTATAGTAATGTTTGGATTCTGGTGAAGTACTTTTACAGTGTGATTTTCGGGTTTATTGAAGTTTTAATCTCACCGTTGGAGGTTCTCTATGCATATCTATTGATTTTAG TCAAATTGGCCTCTCCATTCTTTAGCATGttgtggaaattatttgtttttcctaCCCGAGGTTGTCTCCTGTTGGCAAATTATGGGTGTTATCTGTTCTCTGACATCTATGAAGTTCTTGTAAAAGTCATACATTTTGTTGCAAGCAATGTGAGTCAACTTACATATTTTTCTCGTGTAAAGCCTCAGTCATCAGAGAACTCATTTTGGCAAACTCTTTGGAAAGACCTCTTCTCAAAG gtCTTCAGGTCTCTTCGAAGCATTTTACGAGTACTTTTCGAATTCTTTGCATCCTGCAATCGACATAGACTTAG TATCTACAACCAACTTAGAGCTACACTTTATCACCTTTCTAACGTTGGTTCTGTCCCTAGTAAATGTCCTTGTCGTCGATTGCTTCAAGTTGAAAGCAACCTTAAG GTTGATGCCAAAGAATGTGAACGTTGCAAATAA
- the LOC112492820 gene encoding uncharacterized protein LOC112492820 isoform X3, with the protein MATWREKSPFSMMNLYKALHGFLVFEVAWKNVQGINYLNELQADASMALEVKALRRWEFNGIEQALSCISSWFSGTSSETQTLKSNLILLLDKVPSNSSWGITVASKELLLNEASQAELFSEDVFFDVRDPPFDTDDIACMDHQVEEPSVEEDNDIESVEYKDTLLLLRFNNKDLPSKLRQIITSDLKLLTLLESGLPTWVIFFQSYPLFCKLYCPWMRPLFRTLYILISLVTVIIGFYDLYKNVPLLKAAASHLCGPLFKWIEAWDVKARLRYLGTMLFLQNFEKAMKWSLVATRSVKLLVSLLTKPFIYPLKEMLDILTPLWNLFSEMGELFYSNVWILVKYFYSVIFGFIEVLISPLEVLYAYLLILVKLASPFFSMLWKLFVFPTRGCLLLANYGCYLFSDIYEVLVKVIHFVASNVSQLTYFSRVKPQSSENSFWQTLWKDLFSKVFRSLRSILRVLFEFFASCNRHRLSIYNQLRATLYHLSNVGSVPSKCPCRRLLQVESNLKVDAKECERCK; encoded by the exons ATGGCTACTTGGAGAGAGAAATCACCTTTCTCCATGATGAATTTGTACAAGGCCTTGCACGGTTTTCTTGTTTTCGAAGTAGCGTGGAAAAATGTTCAAGGAATCAACTATTTAAATGAGCTTCAG GCAGATGCATCCATGGCTTTAGAAGTGAAGGCTCTGAGAAGGTGGGAATTCAATGGCATTGAGCAAGCTTTGAGCTGTATTTCATCTTGGTTCTCAGGCACTTCATCTGAAACACAAACATTGAAGAGTAACCTAATCTTGTTACTCGACAAAGTTCCTTCTAATTCTTCATGGGGAATAACTGTAGCTTCCAAGGAATTGCTGCTTAATGAAGCATCGCAAGCTGAGCTTTTCTCTGAAGATGTTTTCTTTGATGTTAGAGACCCTCCTTTTGACACAGATGATATAGCTTGTATGGATCATCAGGTGGAAGAACCAAGTGTTGAAGAAGATAATGACATTGAAAGTGTGGAATACAAGGACACCCTTTTACTATTAAGGTTCAACAATAAAGATCTTCCATCTAAATTGAGACAGATAATAACCTCCGACTTGAAGCTTCTCACTTTGCTCGAATCAGGTCTTCCTACATGGGTTATCTTCTTCCAATCCTATCCATTGTTCTGTAAACTTTATTGTCCCTGGATGCGACCTCTATTTCGAActctatatatattgatttcacTTGTAACTGTTATTATCGGATTTTATGATCTCTATAAGAATGTACCTCTCTTGAAGGCAGCTGCATCTCACCTTTGTGGACCACTTTTCAAGTGGATTGAAGCATGGGATGTGAAAGCAAGACTCAGATATCTAGGGACAATGTTATTTCTTCAGAATTTTGAGAAGGCAATGAAATGGTCTTTAGTAGCGACTCGTTCAGTGAAGTTGCTAGTTTCACTTCTCACAAAACCCTTCATTTATCCTCTCAAAGAGATGTTAGACATTTTAACACCATTATGGAACCTTTTTTCTGAAATGGGTGAGCTATTCTATAGTAATGTTTGGATTCTGGTGAAGTACTTTTACAGTGTGATTTTCGGGTTTATTGAAGTTTTAATCTCACCGTTGGAGGTTCTCTATGCATATCTATTGATTTTAG TCAAATTGGCCTCTCCATTCTTTAGCATGttgtggaaattatttgtttttcctaCCCGAGGTTGTCTCCTGTTGGCAAATTATGGGTGTTATCTGTTCTCTGACATCTATGAAGTTCTTGTAAAAGTCATACATTTTGTTGCAAGCAATGTGAGTCAACTTACATATTTTTCTCGTGTAAAGCCTCAGTCATCAGAGAACTCATTTTGGCAAACTCTTTGGAAAGACCTCTTCTCAAAG gtCTTCAGGTCTCTTCGAAGCATTTTACGAGTACTTTTCGAATTCTTTGCATCCTGCAATCGACATAGACTTAG TATCTACAACCAACTTAGAGCTACACTTTATCACCTTTCTAACGTTGGTTCTGTCCCTAGTAAATGTCCTTGTCGTCGATTGCTTCAAGTTGAAAGCAACCTTAAG GTTGATGCCAAAGAATGTGAACGTTGCAAATAA